The following are encoded in a window of Candidatus Cloacimonadota bacterium genomic DNA:
- a CDS encoding phosphomethylpyrimidine synthase ThiC, which produces MTQKQYAKQGKITDEMHEAARYDNVTPQFIREGLEMGSIVIPKNIYHKFPARAIGKGLSTKINANLGTSEVRCNLKEEIEKLHIAFKYGTDSVMDLSTGGNLEHIRKTLLKESPIMFGTVPIYSVIYELLCQGKEITDMTKDLLFREIEKQTEAGVDFITVHCGVTKETIRHLERSERVLG; this is translated from the coding sequence ATGACTCAAAAACAGTATGCAAAACAAGGCAAGATCACTGATGAAATGCATGAAGCAGCAAGATATGATAATGTCACTCCACAATTCATCAGAGAAGGATTAGAAATGGGATCAATAGTTATCCCGAAGAATATATATCACAAATTCCCGGCTAGAGCAATTGGTAAAGGTTTGAGTACAAAAATAAACGCAAATTTGGGAACTTCTGAAGTTAGATGTAATCTCAAGGAAGAAATCGAAAAACTACATATCGCTTTTAAATATGGCACTGACAGCGTTATGGACCTATCCACGGGAGGTAATCTGGAACATATCCGAAAAACTCTACTCAAAGAATCTCCGATCATGTTTGGTACTGTCCCGATCTACTCCGTTATCTATGAATTACTGTGCCAGGGCAAAGAGATCACCGATATGACCAAAGATTTGCTCTTTCGTGAAATAGAAAAGCAAACTGAAGCAGGAGTAGATTTCATCACTGTTCATTGTGGAGTTACTAAGGAGACTATTCGACATTTAGAGAGATCAGAAAGAGTATTAGGTA
- a CDS encoding sulfide-dependent adenosine diphosphate thiazole synthase produces MEKRVSLGIIESYFNKLKIHLDNDVVVAGGGPSGLIAAKILAEKGYKVALFEKKLAPGGGMWGGAMMFNEIIIQRSAIHLLAEIGVSHHNLTDDLCTIDSVEATSALIYQAIKAGATLFNCISIEDVILKTDRVHGVVINWTPVNLQNMHVDPLMISAKVTLDSTGHPSEVVQHLERKNDIKLKTLTGKILGEHSLDVAEGESGTVKNSGCVYPGLYVSGMAANNVHGQSRMGPIFGGMLLSGCKVAELIDKELQGRKNV; encoded by the coding sequence ATGGAAAAAAGAGTATCACTAGGAATTATCGAATCTTATTTTAATAAGCTTAAAATCCATCTGGATAATGATGTAGTAGTTGCCGGTGGAGGACCTTCGGGACTAATCGCTGCCAAGATATTAGCAGAAAAGGGTTACAAAGTAGCTCTCTTTGAGAAGAAATTAGCGCCCGGAGGTGGTATGTGGGGCGGGGCAATGATGTTCAACGAGATCATCATTCAACGTTCTGCTATTCATTTATTGGCAGAGATTGGAGTTTCTCATCATAATTTAACAGATGATTTATGCACCATTGATTCTGTAGAAGCTACATCTGCTCTAATTTATCAAGCTATCAAAGCTGGAGCAACTTTATTCAACTGCATCTCGATTGAAGATGTTATACTTAAAACTGATAGAGTTCATGGTGTCGTGATTAACTGGACACCAGTAAATCTGCAAAATATGCATGTCGATCCTTTAATGATCTCTGCTAAAGTTACTTTAGACAGTACCGGACATCCGTCAGAAGTCGTGCAACATCTGGAAAGGAAGAATGATATTAAACTTAAAACACTCACTGGAAAGATATTGGGAGAACACTCCCTTGATGTTGCAGAAGGTGAGAGTGGAACAGTCAAAAATAGCGGTTGTGTTTACCCCGGTTTATATGTTAGTGGAATGGCTGCCAATAATGTTCATGGTCAGAGCCGCATGGGTCCTATTTTTGGTGGAATGCTCTTGTCAGGTTGTAAAGTAGCAGAACTCATTGATAAAGAACTGCAAGGGCGAAAAAATGTCTGA
- a CDS encoding T9SS type A sorting domain-containing protein → MKILVKVRENSLEIDNGGNKIMKMKPMLILMLTLLTVSFILATPPFMWDENGIPIRQGVNIEWSRASAVLDNGTVIYVWSDTRYGGRDLWAQAVDETGVLWGPSGVMVDGKDDRQEDPVVIKTSDGNAIIAWIDFHFDSVNGGVFAQKINPQGELLWDESVPLCLADGVQISLNIVPDNDGGAYIIWQDQRSGTIDIYGVHIDSDGNNYPGWPENGLALASGPGNQQNHTFWEDGQGGAILAYVNQDSGIEDIYVLRVLSDGEIAWSYPLATGNQEQQSVRMSPFGANAFGFAYTDAINGNRNIYVKAIDIAGNFLWNGDAIGINPDFYLQVNPRVAASADGNFIVVWEDWAEGSSDLAIQKLDINGDFLWGQRPMVIVTDENNQKNPRIEGDATGGCYVVWDDARGIGHPEVDIYMQHVTVDGDISWEENGRPVAQVPGETFAPLIKPIGDNIIVVWGDMRTGSIGIYYQAYDLAGNAVLQDNGIPVYWGLSGDATEHVAVHSGDYVYVIWEDSRYANFGNQIKVQKIDSSGNALFEENGISIVDGHSGTHQTSFRVIPYHEGGLALTWTEQPEEFDLVYVQAIDANGNLLWGDFGVRPSTLDFNFSQAYPNVPRISYDGNGGYIVAWDETDQLGGFIRNIKAQRIVNGQRVWDDEGITIAYQTGSPVNHFLESVTERYFVWFRGGGADLYVKRLNEDGTVADGWDDYGNLICTAPSNRRLSKSVLTPEGLLIVWEDNRGGTSSIYGQLINENGQVQWQENGIPLIDYDNDQSIISIEYDDGYFYLSWRDARLDPGAQDVAMQKFDLNSNSQWGDPSPFVVSNQFEQDNPNMAKIGDNLLIAWENNYGEIGSDLFIQLANAQNGDLLWAVDGETLCDAEKRQIMAKIVPFDNQFGFVVWSDLRSSGKEDIKGLYAQKIDATFSNTDEITIKPTDHLQLYANYPNPFNPETNISFDLARNDYVSLKIYNLKGQLVKTLIDNEYLARGSYQLVWSGTDNSNKAVGSGVYFYKMESDNISQVRKMLLLK, encoded by the coding sequence ATGAAGATTTTGGTTAAGGTAAGAGAAAATAGTTTAGAAATAGATAACGGAGGAAATAAGATTATGAAGATGAAACCAATGTTGATATTAATGTTAACATTATTGACAGTAAGTTTTATATTAGCAACACCACCATTCATGTGGGATGAGAACGGTATTCCTATCAGGCAAGGTGTAAATATTGAATGGTCCAGAGCATCAGCAGTTTTGGACAATGGAACTGTCATCTATGTCTGGTCAGACACCAGATATGGAGGAAGAGACCTTTGGGCACAAGCAGTAGACGAAACTGGAGTACTTTGGGGTCCATCGGGAGTTATGGTTGACGGTAAAGATGATAGGCAAGAAGACCCTGTAGTGATCAAAACCAGTGATGGCAATGCGATTATTGCTTGGATAGATTTTCATTTCGATTCGGTTAATGGTGGAGTATTTGCGCAGAAGATTAATCCACAGGGAGAACTACTATGGGATGAGAGTGTTCCGTTATGTTTAGCTGACGGAGTACAGATATCATTAAACATAGTTCCCGATAATGACGGTGGAGCTTACATTATATGGCAAGATCAACGTTCAGGAACGATTGATATATATGGAGTTCACATAGATAGTGATGGTAATAATTATCCAGGCTGGCCGGAGAATGGACTGGCATTGGCTTCCGGACCCGGTAACCAGCAAAATCATACCTTCTGGGAAGACGGACAGGGTGGAGCAATCCTGGCTTATGTTAATCAAGATTCAGGAATTGAAGATATATATGTTTTAAGAGTTTTATCTGATGGAGAAATAGCGTGGTCTTATCCTTTAGCAACCGGTAATCAGGAACAGCAAAGTGTAAGAATGTCTCCCTTTGGAGCAAATGCTTTTGGTTTTGCCTATACAGATGCTATAAATGGGAACAGGAATATATATGTAAAAGCTATTGATATCGCCGGAAATTTTTTATGGAATGGTGATGCAATTGGTATCAACCCGGATTTTTATCTGCAAGTAAACCCCCGAGTTGCTGCCTCTGCAGATGGTAATTTTATTGTTGTCTGGGAAGATTGGGCTGAAGGATCATCAGATCTAGCTATTCAAAAACTTGATATTAACGGCGATTTCTTATGGGGTCAGAGACCTATGGTCATAGTGACTGATGAGAATAACCAAAAAAATCCCCGTATTGAAGGGGATGCAACCGGTGGTTGTTATGTTGTCTGGGATGATGCCAGAGGAATCGGTCATCCTGAAGTAGATATTTATATGCAGCATGTTACTGTTGATGGCGATATTTCTTGGGAAGAAAATGGTCGACCAGTTGCTCAGGTTCCCGGAGAAACTTTTGCGCCTCTGATTAAACCAATTGGTGATAATATCATCGTTGTTTGGGGTGATATGCGGACAGGATCTATTGGAATCTACTATCAAGCTTATGATCTGGCAGGGAATGCTGTGCTACAGGATAATGGAATTCCGGTGTATTGGGGGTTAAGTGGTGATGCTACAGAACATGTAGCAGTACACAGTGGAGATTATGTTTATGTTATCTGGGAAGATTCGCGTTATGCAAATTTTGGCAATCAGATCAAAGTCCAGAAGATCGATAGTTCTGGTAATGCACTTTTTGAAGAGAACGGAATTTCGATTGTTGATGGGCATTCTGGAACTCATCAAACCTCGTTTCGAGTTATACCTTACCACGAGGGTGGATTAGCGCTAACTTGGACTGAACAACCGGAAGAGTTTGATCTGGTTTATGTCCAAGCAATTGATGCCAATGGTAACCTTTTATGGGGTGACTTTGGAGTACGACCTTCGACTTTAGATTTTAATTTTTCTCAGGCCTACCCTAATGTCCCAAGAATATCCTATGACGGAAATGGCGGATATATTGTTGCTTGGGATGAAACAGATCAGTTAGGGGGCTTTATTCGGAACATTAAGGCACAACGTATAGTTAACGGACAGAGAGTATGGGATGATGAAGGCATTACAATTGCTTATCAGACTGGATCACCAGTTAATCATTTCTTAGAAAGCGTAACGGAAAGATATTTTGTTTGGTTTAGAGGTGGTGGAGCTGATCTTTATGTTAAAAGATTGAATGAAGATGGAACAGTAGCTGACGGTTGGGATGACTATGGAAACCTGATCTGCACTGCTCCTTCTAATAGAAGATTATCCAAATCTGTCTTAACTCCTGAAGGTCTATTGATAGTATGGGAAGATAACAGAGGTGGTACATCCAGTATTTACGGTCAGCTGATAAATGAAAATGGTCAGGTTCAGTGGCAAGAGAATGGTATTCCTCTTATCGATTATGATAACGATCAATCAATAATAAGTATCGAATATGATGATGGATATTTCTATCTCAGTTGGCGTGATGCCCGATTAGATCCGGGAGCTCAAGATGTGGCAATGCAGAAATTTGATCTAAACAGTAATTCGCAATGGGGAGATCCCTCACCATTTGTCGTTAGTAATCAGTTTGAGCAAGACAATCCAAATATGGCTAAGATAGGTGATAATCTGCTTATTGCCTGGGAGAATAATTATGGCGAGATTGGATCTGATCTATTCATCCAATTAGCAAATGCGCAGAATGGCGATCTTTTATGGGCTGTCGATGGTGAAACTCTCTGTGATGCTGAGAAGAGACAGATTATGGCTAAGATCGTACCATTTGATAATCAATTTGGTTTCGTTGTTTGGTCAGACCTTAGATCAAGCGGAAAAGAGGACATCAAAGGTTTATATGCGCAAAAAATAGATGCAACTTTTTCCAATACTGATGAAATAACTATCAAACCAACTGATCATCTGCAGCTTTACGCTAATTATCCTAATCCTTTTAATCCGGAAACGAATATCTCTTTCGATTTAGCTCGTAACGATTATGTCTCATTAAAGATCTATAACCTAAAGGGACAATTAGTAAAAACACTCATTGACAACGAGTATTTGGCTCGCGGTAGTTACCAGCTTGTTTGGTCAGGGACTGATAATAGTAACAAAGCTGTCGGTAGTGGTGTTTATTTCTACAAAATGGAGAGTGATAACATTAGCCAAGTAAGAAAAATGCTCTTATTGAAATAG
- the thiE gene encoding thiamine phosphate synthase produces the protein MSDFGLYIIISDPVLPYDKIAEICVEEEIEMLQLRAKKLSDQEVLSIGNTINSIIQDSKTKLIINDRPDLAMLIGADGYHLGQDDLSLQDGEKLYPNAKIRGLSTHNLQQVNTAILNKPDYIGFGPIYATPTKENPDPVVGTEKLRSIISLVNMPVVAIGGIDESNIEKVLQTGVKNIAMVRYFMQSHNLKDKIQRIKAICEQYWR, from the coding sequence ATGTCTGATTTCGGACTTTATATCATTATCTCTGACCCGGTACTTCCCTATGATAAAATAGCAGAAATCTGTGTCGAAGAAGAGATAGAAATGCTCCAGTTAAGAGCAAAGAAACTCTCTGATCAAGAGGTCTTATCTATCGGTAATACCATAAATAGTATCATCCAAGATTCAAAGACAAAGCTAATCATAAATGATAGACCGGATTTAGCAATGTTAATTGGAGCAGATGGTTATCATCTCGGACAGGACGATCTATCACTGCAAGATGGAGAAAAGCTCTATCCTAATGCTAAAATCAGAGGGTTATCAACTCATAATCTACAGCAAGTCAATACAGCGATATTAAATAAACCCGATTATATTGGTTTTGGACCTATCTATGCTACTCCGACAAAAGAAAATCCTGATCCTGTAGTAGGAACAGAAAAGTTAAGAAGTATTATATCTCTCGTTAACATGCCTGTTGTTGCCATAGGCGGCATAGATGAAAGCAATATTGAAAAGGTATTACAGACAGGTGTCAAGAATATCGCTATGGTTCGTTATTTTATGCAATCGCATAATTTAAAAGATAAAATTCAGAGAATAAAAGCAATCTGTGAACAATACTGGAGGTAA